Genomic DNA from Leptotrichia wadei:
TATAGCCATTGCAAGTCCTGAAATTTTTGTATTTAAATCGTCTCTTTTTGAAATTTCTAAAAGAAGTGAATACCATCTTTCTCTATCTAAAAAATCATGATTTTCAACTACAGTATGCATTATTATTATACTTTTAGCTAGTTCTACTGCTGCATTATTGTCGCAAAAAGACTCGCTTGGTAATATTAAGCAAACTCTTAAAAAAAGTTGCTCAAGAATAGGAATCAGAACTTTTGTATCTAATTTTCTAATATCGCCATAACGAAGCATCACTGATAAAGTCGACATTGTCTTGGCTATTTCATCGATAGGGACGTCGCCTGTTATGAAATTTTGTAACGCTTGAAACGCTTTTTCTAGTGCTTTTGGCATTCCGCAATAGAAGGCATCTTTCACTATTTCTGCCATTTCTGACAATGTTTTTGCACCTTCTATTCTTTGCATCAATTCAAAAGCTGTTGCAAATTCAATTGTATCTCCTTTTAAGATTGTTTCCACAATTTCAATTTCTGTTTCTGGTTTCCATTGTAAAATCCACTCTTCTGCCCAAGTTGTATTTTCTTGGCGATTCCCAATAAGTTTTGCAAACGAAATATTCAAAACTCTCAATTTATGAAAAAAGAATGAACGTTCCAAGTCCATGAATGCTAATTTTTCTGATTGAACCCTTAATTTTTCCCTCAAATCTAATTTTATTTCTGTCGCTGTTAATGAACGATATTTTTCAAGTTTCAATTCCTTCAATAAATTGTAAAAATCTGACTGTATCGATGTTTGAATAGCTTCCTTTGGAATACTTCCTATTTTTTTCCCAACTTCAACATTCGCCATTGCTAAAACTAGTTCTGAGTAGCTTCCGTGTGCCATACAAGTTATCGCTGCATCTTTTATATCCTTTAACGTCGGTATTTTCCCATCGTGTAAATTTGCCAATGAAGTTGCTAAATGGACTGCTTCTATAATTTGAGCTGACGATACCATATTTCCATTTTCCCTTTGATATTCTGCAATTTTACTTAAATACATATATGTCGCAAAAAATGGGTCTTCTTTTTCTAAACCATTCCACAAAAATTCATAATACCCTGGTGCCTTATTTCCAGCTCCATAATTTGAATAAGTCGACAGTTTATAGTAAGAATAAGGCATTAACGTTTTTTTAGATTCTAATTTTGGTAATTTTTTGATTTCCTTTTCAGTCAAAATCAATTTGCCACTTTCTATTCCTTCAACGTGAAAAGCCCCAACAACCATAGCAATTTCATCCATTTCGTAGCCTTCTTTACACACATCAGAAACGACTTTACACATGTACGACTCTCTTATAATATTTTTCGCATCAGACACCGTATTTGATAAAGTCAACTCCCTCAAATGTTTCCCATAATCTCTCGCTCCACTACGATATGCCTTATAATCAGAAGCCTGCTCCACTACTCTTTCCCAAAATACTTCATCATCTGAATCTTCCAAATATTCATTAATTTTTCTATAAATGTAGTCATTCAAATTTTCCTCTGGATTCTCATCTAAATTTTTCTTTACACTTTCTACACCTAAAAAAATTGAAGATGGCAAATCGCAAAATCTGCACTCTACTCCATTTTCCTTTGTCCACAAAATAGCTTGATATTCTGGCGAAAACTCTGCAAATGGATATACTATTGTCTGGATAGGCGCTTCTAAAGTGTAAGCCATTACAGCAATTGGCGGAACAATATTTTTTCCAGTAATTTCGCTAATAAGGTCATTGAAATCAGAAGGCCCTTCTATCAAAACGATTTTTGGCTGTATTTCATCTAAATAATCTCTCAAATAATGTGCTCCAGCTGGTGAAAAATGCCTAACTCCGAATATATTCGGTTTCACTTCATTTTGTTTTTTCATTTATTCCACCGCCTTTATTTAGTAGCTTTGTTAAGTGCCTTACATTCTTTATAAAGATCCAGCCATTCTGAACCTCGTTTTTTCATAATATTTTCTAAATATTCTTCCCAAATTTGCCCATCTTTACTATCTTCTTTTACTACAGCTCCCTGCAATCCTGCCGCCAAGTCATAATCTGATATCTCTCCATCCCCAAAACTTCCAGCCAATGCCATACTATTCGCTAAAAGTGAAATAGCTTCTGCAGTTGATAACACATTTGCAGTCGGCTTTATCTTTTGTCTTCCATCTAACGTAACACCTTGACGCAATTCTCTAAATACTGTACAAACTTTTTCAATAACTTCCTCTTCAGGCAATTTCGCATTTAAATCTAAATTTCCTGCAAGTTGCGTAACTCTACTTCTAACAATATCTATCTCTGCTTCAAGAGTCTTCGGACTTGGTAACACCACAATATTAAAACGTCTCTTTAACGCTGCCGACATCTCATTAACTCCCTTATCACGAGTATTCGCAGTTGCAATAATAGAGAACCCTTTTTTAGCTGGAATTTCTACATTCAATTCAGGTACACTCATTCTTTTCTCTGACAACAAAGAAATCAACGCATCTTGCACTTCTGACGCACAACGAGAAATTTCTTCCACTCTAGCAATCGCTCCATCTTCCATCGCTTTATAAATCGGACTTGGTATCAATGCATCTTTTGTAGGCCCTTCTGCAATCAACATCGCATAATTCCAAGAATATCTAATTTGCTCTTCAGTCGTTCCCGCTGTCCCTTGAATAACTCGAGTCGAATCTCCATTTATCGCCGCCGTCAAATGCTCTGACAACCAAGATTTTGCAGTTCCCGGCTCCCCAATCAACAGCAATGCCCTATCCGTAACCAAAGTCGAAATTGCAATCTCAACCAATCTTTTATTCCCAATATATTTAGGCGTTATCACTTTTCTTCCAGCTTTCCCTCCACAAATATATGTCAACACTGACTTAGGTGACATTTTCCATCCAGTAGGTATCGGATTTTTTTCCGCCTTAATTAATGCATCAATTTCATCTTGAAACATCTGTTCTGCTGTTAATCTTTGTAATTCTTCTTTTTTAGCCATTTTTTACAACTCCTTCACTTTCATTCCATTATTTAACTTTTCTAGCCATTTTTCACATAAATTTATAGACATTCTTTTTGTTTTTTTATCCATTTCAAATAATTCTTCAATTTGCTTTATTAATTCACTTTCAGATATAGGAACTTCATTTAAAATGTATCCTATTGATCTTACTCTATTATGTAATTTAGGTGCATTTTTTTCTATATCTATTTTACCCTTAAGAAAATTTTTATAGTTTGTCCATTCTAACTTATTTAGGAACTCTATATCTTCACTATAAGGAATACGAGAAAGAATAATATTATAATAAAATGCTCCGTATTTTTCTTTCATTCCTTTTATATCTGGATTATATAAGTTCTTTAAATCTCTATGATATGAACTGTAATAATTCCAATTTTCATAGAAATCATCTTCAATATTAAAGATTATATTATACCATTTTTTATCAAAACCATTTAACTTTATTTTCATAACACTATAATCATTTATATTTTGCCAATATAAAATATATTCTTTATTTTCTTCATCATAGTGAATATGGAAAATTACATTAAATAATGTACTAAAATCCTCTTGAGCTTTAGCTTCTTCCTTATTTTTAGAAAGTTTATTATTAGCAAAGAATGTATGGAATAATTTTTTTATTCCTTTTTCATCTTTTCCTACTCCTGCAAATTTAGAAAAATTCTTATATGTAGTTTCAGGTTTATCTTTAATAAGTGAAATTAAAAATTCTTGTTCTAAGAACTCTCCTTCATATATCTTAGACAGTTTCTTTATTAAATTCGTAATTTCTTTATTTATTTCAGTTACTATGTAATGGCTTAAAATTCTTTTTACAGCAGCTTTATTATAAGGATACAGTTCTTTGTATAATGATAAAGTTTTTTCTGTTCTTTTATTTGAACTAACTGAACACAATTCTGCAACCTCTTCCTGAACTTTTCTTCTTTCTTCTTTTGTTTTTAATGTTTTATTTTTTAAATCTTCTGTATATTCTTTAATATAATTGTTAATATAATCTGATACCCATTGCTGCTCTGTTCCTGCCATATATTCCATATTTTCAAACGGTTTTTTTCTAAAAAATTTATCCCACTCTTTTTTGACTCTCTCATCATCCATATACGCAAGACTTTCAAAAACTTTATTTTTCAATTTCCCACGTTCTTTTTTCATTAAATCTAAAAGATAATCAACGTTATCCTGATCGTATGCCAAAGCTCCAATTGCAACTTCTTTCACTTCTTTTCCACCATTTTCAACACAATATTTATAAAATTCATTTTCTTCGCCTTTACAAATATCTTTGATAATTTCCAATCGAGCAATCATTTCCTTTTTACCTTGAGGATCAAATCCTTCTTTCAATAGCGGAATTATCTCTTTCCCCTGTTTCTTTAACATTTTAATCATTAAATCTATAATTCCAGAATAACTATCATTAAGTCCGTTTATCATAAATTTTTTCACTCTAAAATCATTCACTATTTCAGGATTATCCCATCGCAATGTCGAATCAATAACTCTGAAACGACCACCACCAGTTCCTTTAAATGCAGCAATTAATTCGCTCAACTCACTGTAATGAAGTTCTTGATAAAAATTTTCTTTTCCAATAGTTGTCTCTATTTTTTGCAAATTACCACCAGTATAAGTTGTCGCTTGGGTACAAAGCACCGCATCAAGCAAAGCCAACAAATCTAAAAATAAATCACATTTATCTTCCTCATCGCCTTCAATCAATTTTTGCCCCATTTCATAAATTTGCTTAAATACTTTGGCAGCCGAAGCATACCCCTTCATTTGATCAACAGCTCTTTGCAAACGAAAATCATCTTTCACCAAATTTATCCCAACAATCGAAACATTTTCAAGCCTATTCTTCAATTCATATAACGGTTCTAAATTCATTTTTTCTCCTTCCTAAACTTCATTCTAAAATCCAAAACGAATAATTTTATCATCAGTTATGATACTTTGTGCTTGGGCATAAATATTTCTACCTTCATAAAATAATTTTACAAACATCACTTGATTTTCCAAACATTCATTTGGCAAAAGTTCATAAAAATTTTCTGAAAATTCCTTGTTTTTCTTATCTCTAAGCTCTATCATTTTTTGATTTTTATCAATTAAAATATATTTTTTCTTACCTTCTTCTTCAACAAACATAATTTTTTCAAATTCTAGTAATAAAGCCACTTCATTATTTGTCAAAATATTTTTTAATTCATTTTTAGCAATTTTTACGGCATGATCTACACTTTGAGCATGTTTTTTTATCTCTTTGTAACAAGAACTTTCAATTTTATCAAAACTAGCAGCATCCCATCTTATTCTCTTATTAACTCCACCTGGATAAAAAGTTAATGTAGGCACCGTCAATAATGAAAAATTAGAATTTTCCTGCTTGATATATTTCATCGCCGAACGAGGTCTATAATTGGCAGTATATGACACTTCTCCACTTTCTAGATCAATCCAGTATCCACAATCTGTAAAAATCTTACTAGCCTCATCATAGTTCACTTCAAATGAAAGCTGCACCAATCTCGCATTTTCCTTTTTTAACCCCAAATCATTCAACTGAGTTAACTTCCATACGCCTCCTAAATCCTCATACAACGTATTATCCGTCAATTCTGGATCATTCTTTTCAAGTTGCTCATTCAAAAACTCTCTACCTTTTTTCTCAATCGCCCTCAACTTTTTCAAACATTCTAAAGCCGTCTGATAATGTCCCTTATCCTGATCCTCTTTATACGCCTGAATTTCCAAAAGTAATCTTTGAAACAAAACTTGTGGCCCTGGTAAGTAATAATCTCCCAATTGTTTTACAATATCTCGATACTCTGTAATCGAAACACTCCCCATTGCAGAAAGTCCAACTTTCAACAATTGCGAACTTATTTTCTTTATCAAATCTAGCCCTTCGAGTTGCTTTTTAATTTTCTTTGTTCTAGCCGATTTAGATGCTTTTGAAGAAGTTTTTTTCTTAACTTCCTTTTCCTCATTCGCCCTTTTAGCCTTTAATTTTTCCTTTTTTTCTCTCTTTGCCAAAATATCTTCTGGTATTTCACACTCCTCAAATTTTTTCCCTCTCAATATCTCAAATAACAAAGCTAATCCATGCTTACAAGGAAATTGTCTACTTGGACAAGTACATCGTGTAACAGGATTTTCTTCATCAATAAAATCCACCGAAACCGTATAATTCGATTTCCCACTTCCCTTACACTCGCCCATATACAAAGTATCGTCAACCGAACGCCACAATTTCAAAAATGCCCCTTTATCACACAATTTTTTTGCATTTGAAATCGCTGAAGCATTCGGAGCCATAGCAATAATCCTGCTCTCCTCTAATCTCTTCACAATACAAACCTCCTTCTTTTTTATCCAAAATTCACTCAATTTTTTATTCAAATTTTTAAATCGTTTAGATTTATTATATCATAATTTTTTTATAAACTAAACTCTATTTAAAATTATATTTTATAATATTCCCTGTTTAAAAAGCAAATATTTATTTTCATTAAGAACTTGAATATATTTTTGCTAAATAAAAAATCGCTGCTTTTTATCACAACGATTATTTTAAATATTTTATTTTAACAAAAAGATAGCAAGAAGTCACCTACTTCTACAAGTGGGAGATGAATTGCTTTTTTTGTAAAAAAATTGAAAAAAGGATACTCTTATGATACAATTTTTGTATAAAATATCGAATAGAAATAATTAAAAATAATATTCAAAATCAAAAGGAGGTGTAATTTCATGAAATATAATTTAGCATTCAAATATAGGATTTATCCAAATAAGGAGCAAGAATTATTGATAAACAAGACTTTTGGATGTGTTCGTTTTGTTTACAATACAATTTTGTATATTGCTAATAAAATTTATGAAGAAACTGGAAAAAATAAAATAATTACACCTGCTAGTTTGAAAAGCGAAAACTAATTTTTAAAAGAAGTGGACAGTTTGGCACTTTCAAATGCTCAATTGAATGTAAAACGATCGTTTAAGAATTTTTTTCAAAAGAGAGCGAAGTTTTCAAGATTCAAATCTAAAAAGAATAATGTTAAAAGTTACACGACAAATTGTGTGAACAATTCGATACGAATTGAGGAAAATAAATATTTGGTTTTGCCAAAATTAAAAAGAATAAAATTAAAATGTCATAGAGAAATACCAAAGGATTACAGAATAAAGTCAGTAACATTGACAAACAGTAATGGAAATTACTATGTTTCTGTTTTGACAGAATTTGAAAAAGAAATTCAAAAAATGCCAAGTAATGATAAAGTAATTGGACTTGATTTTTCAATGTCTGAA
This window encodes:
- a CDS encoding DUF5682 family protein produces the protein MKKQNEVKPNIFGVRHFSPAGAHYLRDYLDEIQPKIVLIEGPSDFNDLISEITGKNIVPPIAVMAYTLEAPIQTIVYPFAEFSPEYQAILWTKENGVECRFCDLPSSIFLGVESVKKNLDENPEENLNDYIYRKINEYLEDSDDEVFWERVVEQASDYKAYRSGARDYGKHLRELTLSNTVSDAKNIIRESYMCKVVSDVCKEGYEMDEIAMVVGAFHVEGIESGKLILTEKEIKKLPKLESKKTLMPYSYYKLSTYSNYGAGNKAPGYYEFLWNGLEKEDPFFATYMYLSKIAEYQRENGNMVSSAQIIEAVHLATSLANLHDGKIPTLKDIKDAAITCMAHGSYSELVLAMANVEVGKKIGSIPKEAIQTSIQSDFYNLLKELKLEKYRSLTATEIKLDLREKLRVQSEKLAFMDLERSFFFHKLRVLNISFAKLIGNRQENTTWAEEWILQWKPETEIEIVETILKGDTIEFATAFELMQRIEGAKTLSEMAEIVKDAFYCGMPKALEKAFQALQNFITGDVPIDEIAKTMSTLSVMLRYGDIRKLDTKVLIPILEQLFLRVCLILPSESFCDNNAAVELAKSIIIMHTVVENHDFLDRERWYSLLLEISKRDDLNTKISGLAMAILLEAGKIDNEVLGKEVEKRLSKGVPADLGATWFEGLSMKNHYTLIARLGLWEKLQNYISNLDEEEFKRALLFLRRAFADFTSNEKHDIAENIAEIWGLNKNDVSAVINDDLGENEKEIIAGLEEFDFDDI
- a CDS encoding SWIM zinc finger family protein, whose amino-acid sequence is MAPNASAISNAKKLCDKGAFLKLWRSVDDTLYMGECKGSGKSNYTVSVDFIDEENPVTRCTCPSRQFPCKHGLALLFEILRGKKFEECEIPEDILAKREKKEKLKAKRANEEKEVKKKTSSKASKSARTKKIKKQLEGLDLIKKISSQLLKVGLSAMGSVSITEYRDIVKQLGDYYLPGPQVLFQRLLLEIQAYKEDQDKGHYQTALECLKKLRAIEKKGREFLNEQLEKNDPELTDNTLYEDLGGVWKLTQLNDLGLKKENARLVQLSFEVNYDEASKIFTDCGYWIDLESGEVSYTANYRPRSAMKYIKQENSNFSLLTVPTLTFYPGGVNKRIRWDAASFDKIESSCYKEIKKHAQSVDHAVKIAKNELKNILTNNEVALLLEFEKIMFVEEEGKKKYILIDKNQKMIELRDKKNKEFSENFYELLPNECLENQVMFVKLFYEGRNIYAQAQSIITDDKIIRFGF
- a CDS encoding ATP-binding protein; protein product: MAKKEELQRLTAEQMFQDEIDALIKAEKNPIPTGWKMSPKSVLTYICGGKAGRKVITPKYIGNKRLVEIAISTLVTDRALLLIGEPGTAKSWLSEHLTAAINGDSTRVIQGTAGTTEEQIRYSWNYAMLIAEGPTKDALIPSPIYKAMEDGAIARVEEISRCASEVQDALISLLSEKRMSVPELNVEIPAKKGFSIIATANTRDKGVNEMSAALKRRFNIVVLPSPKTLEAEIDIVRSRVTQLAGNLDLNAKLPEEEVIEKVCTVFRELRQGVTLDGRQKIKPTANVLSTAEAISLLANSMALAGSFGDGEISDYDLAAGLQGAVVKEDSKDGQIWEEYLENIMKKRGSEWLDLYKECKALNKATK